The following coding sequences lie in one Nitratireductor mangrovi genomic window:
- a CDS encoding phosphoribosyl-ATP diphosphatase encodes MSEFSLTDLEKIIAERARSGDTQSWTARLFAGGTEKAAKKLGEEAVETVIAAMKGEHDGLVSESADLLYHWLVVLALADIPLAEVMRELERRTAQSGIAEKAARKDG; translated from the coding sequence ATGAGCGAATTCTCCCTGACCGACCTCGAGAAGATCATCGCCGAGCGGGCGCGCTCCGGCGACACGCAATCGTGGACGGCGAGGCTTTTCGCCGGCGGCACCGAAAAGGCGGCCAAGAAGCTCGGCGAGGAGGCGGTCGAGACGGTGATCGCGGCGATGAAGGGGGAGCATGACGGCCTCGTTTCCGAAAGCGCCGATCTCCTCTATCATTGGCTGGTCGTGCTCGCGCTGGCCGATATCCCGCTGGCCGAGGTCATGCGGGAGCTCGAGCGGCGCACGGCGCAGTCGGGCATCGCTGAAAAGGCGGCTCGCAAGGACGGCTGA
- the hisF gene encoding imidazole glycerol phosphate synthase subunit HisF, with translation MTLKARVIPCLDVKDGRVVKGVNFVDLVDAGDPVEAAKAYDAAGADELCFLDITASSDNRETIFDVVARTAEQCFMPLTVGGGVRAIADIRKLLLAGADKVSINTAAVKNPDFVAEAADKFGNQCIVVAIDAKKVSAPSEADRWEIFTHGGRERTGIDAVAFAQEMVARGAGEILLTSMDRDGTKAGYDLPLTRAVADAVRAPVIASGGVGALDHLVEGIRDGHATAVLAASIFHFGTFTIAEAKAHMAAAGIPMRLDPAMTGQAA, from the coding sequence ATGACTCTTAAAGCCCGCGTCATCCCTTGCCTCGATGTGAAGGACGGCCGCGTCGTCAAGGGCGTCAATTTCGTCGATCTCGTCGATGCCGGCGATCCGGTGGAAGCCGCCAAGGCCTATGACGCGGCCGGTGCCGACGAGCTCTGCTTCCTCGACATCACCGCCTCGTCCGACAACCGCGAGACCATCTTCGACGTCGTCGCGCGCACCGCCGAGCAATGTTTCATGCCGCTCACCGTGGGCGGCGGCGTACGCGCCATCGCCGACATCCGCAAGCTGCTTCTGGCCGGCGCGGACAAGGTCTCGATCAACACAGCCGCGGTGAAGAATCCCGATTTCGTCGCCGAGGCGGCCGACAAATTCGGCAATCAGTGCATCGTCGTGGCGATCGACGCCAAGAAGGTGTCCGCGCCGAGCGAGGCCGACCGCTGGGAGATCTTCACCCATGGCGGGCGCGAGCGCACGGGCATCGACGCGGTCGCCTTCGCGCAGGAGATGGTTGCGCGCGGCGCCGGCGAAATCCTGCTGACCTCGATGGACCGCGACGGCACCAAGGCCGGCTACGATCTGCCGCTGACCCGCGCAGTCGCCGACGCGGTGCGTGCCCCGGTGATCGCCTCGGGCGGTGTCGGCGCGCTCGACCACCTGGTCGAGGGTATTCGCGACGGCCACGCCACGGCGGTCCTGGCGGCATCGATCTTCCATTTCGGCACCTTCACGATCGCCGAGGCCAAGGCGCATATGGCGGCTGCCGGCATTCCGATGCGCCTCGACCCGGCCATGACGGGACAGGCGGCATGA
- a CDS encoding DUF2628 domain-containing protein, producing MASYVVMEPPGDRPSADPVFVRDGFAWLGLILPLVWLLWHRLWIEALLFLAVSLGLGVWAEYGAGAAIVPVLSLLLALFVGLEGAALRLFAWRRRGWNEWGVVEAESREDAETRYVAEAMRDAPSPQPALAPASMTPNRTATSGDGPALGLFDYPGRG from the coding sequence ATGGCAAGCTATGTCGTCATGGAACCGCCCGGCGACCGGCCGTCGGCCGATCCGGTTTTCGTGCGTGACGGATTTGCCTGGCTCGGGCTCATCCTGCCCCTCGTCTGGCTCCTGTGGCACCGGCTCTGGATCGAGGCGCTGCTTTTCCTCGCGGTTTCGCTCGGCCTTGGTGTGTGGGCCGAATATGGCGCCGGCGCCGCGATCGTGCCGGTGCTGTCCTTACTGCTGGCGCTGTTCGTCGGCCTTGAGGGTGCAGCACTGCGCCTTTTTGCCTGGCGCCGTCGCGGCTGGAACGAATGGGGCGTGGTGGAGGCTGAATCGCGCGAGGACGCCGAAACCCGCTATGTCGCCGAAGCGATGCGGGATGCGCCGTCGCCACAACCGGCTCTGGCTCCGGCGTCGATGACGCCTAACCGTACGGCCACCTCCGGCGACGGTCCGGCACTCGGCCTGTTTGATTATCCCGGTCGAGGCTGA
- the hisA gene encoding 1-(5-phosphoribosyl)-5-[(5-phosphoribosylamino)methylideneamino]imidazole-4-carboxamide isomerase — MTTKILFPAIDLKGGECVRLELGAMESARVYNADPAAQAKAFEDQGFQWLHVVDLDGAFAGESRNGAAVEAILKSTKNPVQLGGGIRTLNHVENWLAKGLARVILGTVAVRDPGLVREACKRFPGKIAVGIDARGGKVAVEGWAEASELGVVELAQRFEGAGVAAIIYTDIDRDGVLAGINWEATIDLADAVTIPVIASGGLASIADIVRMTMPDAARLEGAISGRALYDGRIDAAEALAVLRGDIEVEPAMFEDGRS, encoded by the coding sequence GTGACGACCAAGATCCTCTTCCCGGCCATCGATCTGAAGGGCGGCGAGTGTGTGAGGCTCGAACTCGGCGCGATGGAGAGCGCCCGCGTTTACAACGCCGACCCGGCGGCGCAGGCGAAAGCCTTCGAGGATCAGGGATTCCAGTGGCTGCATGTCGTCGATCTCGACGGTGCCTTCGCCGGTGAAAGCCGCAATGGCGCGGCTGTCGAGGCGATCCTGAAGTCAACGAAAAATCCGGTTCAGCTCGGCGGCGGCATCCGCACACTGAACCATGTCGAGAACTGGCTCGCCAAGGGGCTTGCCCGCGTCATTCTCGGCACGGTCGCGGTGCGCGATCCCGGTCTCGTCAGGGAAGCGTGCAAACGCTTTCCCGGAAAGATCGCGGTCGGCATCGACGCCAGGGGCGGCAAGGTCGCGGTCGAGGGCTGGGCCGAGGCTTCCGAACTCGGCGTCGTCGAGCTCGCGCAACGCTTCGAGGGGGCTGGCGTGGCGGCGATCATCTACACTGACATCGACCGCGACGGCGTGCTTGCCGGCATCAACTGGGAGGCAACCATCGACCTTGCCGACGCGGTAACGATCCCGGTCATCGCTTCGGGCGGCCTCGCCTCGATCGCCGATATCGTGCGCATGACCATGCCCGACGCGGCACGTCTGGAAGGTGCGATCTCCGGCCGCGCGCTTTATGACGGCCGCATCGATGCCGCTGAGGCGCTGGCGGTGCTACGGGGCGATATCGAAGTCGAACCGGCGATGTTCGAGGATGGGCGATCATGA
- a CDS encoding 1-aminocyclopropane-1-carboxylate deaminase, protein MPLLEKFERYPLTFGPTPIEPLPRLSAALGGKVQVFAKRDDCNSGLAMGGNKLRKLEYIVPDAIASGADTLVSIGGVQSNHTRMVAAAAAKIGMKCVVIQEKWVPHHDAVYDRVGNILMTRLMGADSRLVDDGFDIGIRRSWEEAIQSVKDAGGKPYPIPAGASVHKFGGLGYVGFAEEVARQERDLGFRFDYVVVCVVTGSTQAGMIVGFAAQGRAERVIGIDASGTVEQTRAQVRSIVDNTAELVGLGRAVGDDEIVINPDYAYPAYGVPSDETNEAIRMAARTEAMITDPVYEGKSMQGLIDLTRKGFFPDGAKVLYAHLGGAPAINGYASYYKDG, encoded by the coding sequence GTGCCGCTACTCGAAAAGTTCGAACGCTATCCGCTGACATTCGGCCCGACGCCGATAGAGCCGCTGCCGCGCCTTTCGGCCGCGCTCGGCGGCAAGGTGCAGGTCTTCGCCAAGCGCGACGACTGTAATTCCGGGTTGGCGATGGGCGGCAACAAGCTCAGGAAGCTCGAATACATCGTGCCCGATGCGATCGCCTCGGGTGCCGACACGCTGGTCTCGATCGGCGGCGTGCAATCGAACCATACGCGCATGGTCGCCGCGGCCGCCGCCAAGATCGGCATGAAATGCGTGGTGATCCAGGAGAAATGGGTGCCGCATCACGACGCCGTCTACGACCGCGTCGGCAACATTCTGATGACGCGGCTGATGGGAGCGGACAGCCGCCTCGTCGACGATGGGTTCGACATCGGCATCCGCAGGAGCTGGGAGGAAGCGATCCAGTCGGTGAAGGATGCCGGCGGCAAGCCCTATCCGATTCCGGCGGGCGCATCGGTGCACAAATTTGGCGGACTTGGATATGTCGGCTTCGCCGAGGAGGTGGCGAGGCAGGAAAGGGATCTGGGCTTCCGCTTTGACTATGTCGTGGTCTGCGTGGTGACCGGTTCCACACAGGCCGGCATGATCGTGGGTTTCGCCGCGCAGGGCCGAGCGGAGCGGGTGATCGGCATCGATGCGTCCGGCACGGTCGAACAGACGCGGGCGCAGGTGCGCAGCATCGTCGACAACACGGCCGAGCTGGTCGGGCTCGGACGCGCGGTGGGCGATGACGAGATCGTCATCAACCCCGACTACGCCTATCCCGCCTACGGCGTCCCCTCGGACGAGACCAATGAAGCAATCCGCATGGCGGCGCGCACGGAAGCCATGATCACGGATCCCGTCTATGAAGGGAAGTCGATGCAAGGTCTGATCGACCTGACGCGCAAGGGCTTCTTCCCGGACGGCGCGAAGGTGCTCTATGCGCATCTTG
- a CDS encoding Lrp/AsnC family transcriptional regulator, translated as MEDSFTTLDRIDINILRALQAEGRLTNAELASRVNVSPATCHRRTQRLFDEGCIKGVRAEIAPAAVGLGALVMVGVVLDRSTPESFAAFEGAVHKLKEVLDCNLVAGDFDYLLKIRVRDMADFNKLHGQKLIALPGVRQTRTFFVMKEVKESARLPF; from the coding sequence ATGGAAGATTCTTTCACGACTCTCGACCGGATCGATATCAACATCCTGCGGGCCCTGCAGGCCGAAGGCCGTCTGACCAATGCCGAACTGGCATCGCGCGTGAATGTCAGCCCCGCAACCTGCCATCGGCGGACTCAGCGCCTGTTCGACGAGGGTTGCATCAAGGGCGTCCGGGCGGAGATCGCGCCGGCGGCGGTAGGTCTCGGCGCGCTGGTGATGGTCGGCGTGGTGCTCGACCGCTCCACACCCGAGAGCTTCGCCGCGTTCGAGGGTGCCGTACACAAGCTCAAGGAGGTGCTCGATTGCAACCTTGTCGCGGGCGACTTCGACTATCTGCTGAAGATACGGGTTCGCGACATGGCCGATTTCAACAAGTTGCACGGCCAGAAGTTGATCGCGCTGCCCGGCGTCCGTCAGACGCGAACATTCTTCGTCATGAAGGAGGTCAAGGAGAGCGCCCGGCTGCCGTTCTGA
- the hisH gene encoding imidazole glycerol phosphate synthase subunit HisH, with product MRVAIIDYGSGNLRSAVKAFERAARESGTTAEVDLTADADRVRSADRIVLPGVGAYADCRAGLNAVPGMVEAIEAVAIERARPFLGICVGMQLMSERGLEKTISEGFGWIAGDVKEIKPADPALKIPQIGWNTIELTRDHPLFNGIATGSDGLHAYFVHSYQLEAKNADELLAVTDYGGPVTAAVGRDNLVGTQFHPEKSQALGLALIANFLRWKP from the coding sequence ATGCGGGTCGCGATCATCGACTACGGTTCGGGCAATCTCCGCTCCGCCGTGAAGGCATTCGAACGTGCCGCGCGTGAAAGCGGCACGACCGCCGAGGTCGACCTGACAGCCGACGCGGACAGGGTGCGCTCCGCCGACCGGATCGTGTTGCCGGGCGTCGGCGCCTATGCCGACTGCCGCGCCGGGCTCAACGCAGTGCCGGGCATGGTCGAGGCGATCGAGGCGGTGGCGATCGAACGGGCGCGGCCCTTTCTCGGCATTTGCGTCGGCATGCAGCTGATGTCGGAGCGCGGGCTGGAAAAGACGATCAGCGAAGGGTTCGGCTGGATCGCCGGCGACGTGAAGGAAATCAAACCGGCCGACCCGGCGTTGAAGATCCCGCAGATCGGCTGGAACACGATCGAACTGACACGCGACCACCCTCTCTTCAACGGCATTGCGACGGGCTCCGACGGCCTGCACGCCTACTTTGTCCATTCCTACCAGCTTGAAGCGAAGAACGCCGACGAGCTGCTGGCCGTCACCGACTATGGCGGGCCCGTAACGGCCGCGGTCGGCCGCGACAATCTGGTCGGCACCCAGTTCCACCCCGAAAAAAGCCAGGCACTCGGCCTCGCCCTGATCGCCAATTTTTTGAGGTGGAAGCCGTGA
- the coaA gene encoding type I pantothenate kinase — translation MDQLAPDLKYSPYRFFSAERWAGFRADTPLTLTEDEVRRLSSLNDPVDIEEVRRIYLSMSRLLSAHAEASQLLFHQRKVFFNVPDVVKTPFIIGIAGSVAVGKSTTARILKELLARWPSSPKVDLVTTDGFLYPNEVLRRENIMDRKGFPQSYDVGALLRFLSAIKSGEPDVPAPVYSHLTYDVIPDEQVIIDRPDILIFEGINVLQTRELPRDGRAVPVVSDFFDFSIYIDAEEDLIHKWYIDRFMRLRETAFRNPQSFFHRYSQLSEDAARAIGEGLWANINLKNLRENIVPTRPRADLILRKGADHLVQEVALRKL, via the coding sequence ATGGACCAGCTCGCGCCGGACCTGAAATATTCGCCCTACCGTTTCTTTTCCGCCGAACGCTGGGCCGGGTTCCGCGCCGACACGCCGCTCACGCTTACCGAAGACGAAGTCCGCCGCCTTTCTTCGCTCAACGATCCCGTCGATATTGAGGAGGTCCGCCGCATCTACCTCTCGATGTCGCGGCTGCTTTCGGCTCATGCCGAGGCGAGCCAACTGCTCTTCCACCAGCGCAAGGTTTTCTTCAACGTTCCCGACGTGGTGAAGACGCCCTTCATCATCGGCATCGCCGGCTCGGTCGCGGTCGGCAAGTCGACCACGGCGCGCATCCTGAAGGAACTTCTGGCGCGCTGGCCGTCGAGCCCCAAGGTCGATCTCGTCACCACCGACGGTTTCCTCTATCCCAACGAGGTCCTGCGCCGCGAAAACATCATGGACCGCAAGGGCTTCCCGCAGAGCTACGACGTCGGCGCACTGCTGCGCTTTCTGTCCGCAATCAAGTCGGGAGAACCCGACGTGCCGGCGCCGGTCTATTCGCACTTGACCTATGACGTCATCCCCGACGAGCAGGTGATCATCGACCGCCCCGACATCCTGATCTTCGAGGGCATCAACGTGCTACAGACACGCGAACTGCCCAGGGACGGCCGCGCCGTGCCGGTGGTGTCGGACTTCTTCGACTTCTCGATCTACATCGATGCCGAGGAGGACCTGATCCACAAATGGTATATCGACCGCTTCATGCGGCTGCGCGAGACTGCCTTCCGCAACCCGCAATCCTTCTTCCACCGTTATTCGCAGCTTTCCGAGGATGCCGCCCGCGCCATCGGTGAGGGCCTGTGGGCCAACATCAACCTCAAGAACCTGCGCGAGAACATCGTCCCGACGAGGCCGCGCGCCGACCTGATCCTTCGCAAGGGCGCCGATCACCTTGTCCAGGAAGTGGCGCTCAGGAAGTTGTAG